A region from the uncultured Bacteroides sp. genome encodes:
- a CDS encoding glycosyltransferase yields MMQAIPKVSVLMLTYNQERYIEKAIRSVMRQETDFPFELIIGNDASNDETGAICRAWQDNYLDRIVLLNNEQNVGFQQNFIQSYAHCRGTYVAICEGDDFWTNRHKLQRQVDFLDAHPDYSTCFHRVINYFQDKGTKSLSNGGQKEDTTILDLARSNYISNVSALFRRGLFGELPEWFSRVSTYDYAIHLLNAQYGKIHYMKTPMAVYRQHRSAIWSEAGTDKKLNIALQIRELLMAYFIENKEVYDALRGAYASIAISLIRYYSSAGKGSEELISETESRLLRYFPEWTVEELKAREKIPSLTTGQQLEKYTMLCLKQGRALVSRFIPLPRM; encoded by the coding sequence ATGATGCAGGCAATACCCAAAGTAAGCGTACTGATGCTTACTTACAATCAGGAAAGATACATTGAAAAGGCTATCCGTAGCGTGATGCGGCAGGAAACCGACTTTCCGTTTGAGCTCATTATAGGTAACGATGCCAGCAATGATGAAACGGGTGCTATCTGCCGTGCCTGGCAAGATAATTATCTTGATCGGATTGTACTTCTGAACAACGAACAAAACGTGGGGTTTCAGCAGAACTTTATTCAATCGTATGCGCATTGCCGGGGAACGTACGTTGCCATCTGCGAAGGAGATGACTTTTGGACGAACAGGCACAAACTGCAAAGGCAGGTCGACTTTCTGGATGCTCATCCCGACTACTCCACTTGCTTTCACCGCGTGATTAATTACTTTCAGGATAAGGGCACCAAAAGCCTTAGCAATGGAGGGCAGAAAGAAGATACAACCATTCTTGACCTGGCACGGAGCAACTATATATCAAACGTTTCCGCTTTGTTTCGTCGGGGGTTGTTCGGCGAGTTGCCCGAATGGTTTTCACGGGTAAGTACATACGACTATGCCATTCATCTGCTCAATGCCCAATATGGCAAGATACATTATATGAAAACCCCGATGGCTGTTTACCGGCAACACAGAAGTGCCATCTGGAGCGAAGCGGGAACCGATAAGAAGCTAAACATCGCCCTGCAAATAAGGGAACTACTGATGGCCTATTTTATCGAAAACAAAGAAGTGTATGACGCTTTGCGGGGGGCTTATGCCTCTATTGCCATCAGCCTGATTCGTTATTATTCGTCGGCCGGCAAAGGCAGCGAAGAGCTAATAAGCGAAACGGAAAGCCGCTTGCTGCGCTATTTTCCCGAATGGACTGTGGAGGAGCTGAAGGCCAGAGAAAAGATTCCGTCACTTACAACCGGACAACAATTAGAGAAGTACACCATGCTTTGCCTGAAACAAGGGCGCGCATTGGTTTCACGATTTATTCCGCTACCCCGAATGTAG
- a CDS encoding rhamnogalacturonan acetylesterase, giving the protein MSQAQQTKFSFRFDNNKKTEGAIGITPQSVFTEAVGYGYDLLPSPDGKSNRPFYFSVTVPDGNYRVTVTLGAKKKAGETTVRGESRRLFIENLPTKKGEFVKRSFVINKRNPMIAEGEYVKIKPREKNKLNWDGKLTFEFNGSAPCLAALSIEKVDAIPTIFLCGNSTVVDQDNEPWASWGQMIPRFFNDQVCFANYAESGEAANTFLAAGRLKKALTQMKPGDYIFMEFGHNDQKQKGPGKGAYYSFMTSLKIFIDEARERGAQPVLVTPTQRRSFNDEGKIVDTHGEYPDAMRWLAHKENVPLIDLNAMTRILYEAMGVEGTKKAFVHYPANTYPGQTKALEDNTHFNPYGAYQIAKCVIEGMKANKLGFVKYLSDDYQTFNPAHPDNLATFKWCPSPFTEIEKPDGN; this is encoded by the coding sequence ATGAGTCAGGCGCAGCAGACTAAATTTTCTTTTCGTTTTGACAACAATAAAAAGACAGAGGGAGCCATCGGCATTACTCCTCAAAGTGTATTTACGGAAGCCGTCGGTTATGGTTATGATTTACTACCGTCTCCGGATGGGAAAAGCAATCGACCGTTTTATTTTTCTGTGACTGTACCCGATGGTAATTATAGGGTAACGGTTACGTTGGGTGCCAAAAAGAAAGCAGGTGAAACAACTGTTCGTGGAGAATCCCGTCGTTTATTTATTGAGAACCTGCCTACAAAGAAAGGGGAATTTGTGAAACGTTCTTTTGTTATTAATAAGCGAAATCCGATGATTGCTGAGGGCGAATATGTGAAAATTAAGCCGCGGGAAAAGAATAAATTGAACTGGGACGGCAAACTAACGTTCGAATTTAATGGGAGTGCTCCCTGCTTGGCAGCGCTAAGCATAGAAAAGGTAGATGCCATTCCAACGATATTTTTATGCGGAAACTCTACGGTAGTAGATCAGGATAATGAACCATGGGCAAGTTGGGGGCAAATGATTCCCCGGTTCTTTAACGATCAGGTTTGTTTTGCTAACTATGCCGAGTCGGGAGAAGCCGCAAATACATTTCTTGCTGCGGGCCGATTAAAGAAAGCATTAACGCAAATGAAGCCGGGCGATTACATCTTTATGGAATTCGGGCATAACGACCAGAAACAAAAAGGTCCGGGAAAAGGAGCTTATTATTCCTTTATGACTAGCCTGAAGATTTTCATTGATGAAGCTCGCGAGCGTGGTGCGCAACCGGTATTGGTCACTCCGACACAAAGAAGAAGCTTCAATGACGAAGGTAAGATAGTCGATACCCACGGGGAGTATCCTGATGCCATGAGGTGGTTAGCTCACAAAGAGAACGTACCGTTGATTGATTTGAATGCGATGACTCGTATTCTTTACGAGGCAATGGGCGTTGAAGGAACAAAAAAAGCCTTTGTTCATTATCCGGCAAATACATATCCCGGACAAACGAAAGCACTGGAAGATAATACACACTTCAATCCTTATGGAGCGTATCAGATTGCCAAGTGCGTTATTGAAGGGATGAAGGCCAATAAACTTGGTTTTGTTAAATATCTGTCTGATGATTATCAAACCTTTAATCCTGCACATCCCGATAATCTTGCTACTTTTAAGTGGTGCCCAAGTCCATTTACCGAAATAGAGAAACCCGACGGAAACTAA
- a CDS encoding lipopolysaccharide biosynthesis protein produces MKEQSLKQKTVGALLWNLLDRMGQQVLLFIVGIIVANILSVEDYALVGMLAIFSAVANIVLDSGFSAALIQKKETTERDFSSVFWFNLGISILLYLLLVSVSPFIARFFSQPKLTKLAAVVFLALPINSLAIIQTTIFTKEVRFKVLAKVNLLSMTFSGIASLAMAYAGFGVWTLALQPVILALARTLLLWLQSSWRPQRVFSFSSIRVLFRFASSLLLASLINTCFLNIYSVIIGKLYPIRQLGYYTQGSKMCDMGVSMLYGSIQNATYPIFSSIQDEKDRLIRAYRKTIRFTAFITFPVLAGLVVIARPLIELLLKEEWWPAIPFFQLLCAGGCFTILTAINNNFIKVSGRSDGILKLEYFKIVITVIILALTYNRPVLVMVVGLVVARAIIYFINMIYTARFTGYGVMMQCRDLLPYLFLSGVMAVVLLPMGHYITGNGLLISVQIVTGGIVYVVLTYVTGSRILKESIELLLKNRRRR; encoded by the coding sequence ATGAAGGAGCAATCGTTAAAACAAAAAACAGTCGGAGCTCTGCTCTGGAACTTGCTGGACCGCATGGGACAGCAGGTTTTGCTGTTTATTGTCGGCATAATCGTAGCCAATATTCTTTCGGTAGAAGACTATGCTCTGGTTGGTATGCTGGCCATCTTCAGTGCGGTGGCCAACATAGTGCTCGATAGCGGGTTTAGTGCCGCGCTGATACAAAAGAAAGAAACCACCGAGCGCGACTTCAGCTCTGTCTTTTGGTTCAATCTGGGCATCAGCATCTTGCTCTATTTGTTGCTTGTCTCTGTTTCTCCCTTCATAGCCCGTTTCTTTTCGCAACCTAAACTGACCAAACTGGCTGCGGTTGTGTTTCTGGCCCTCCCCATTAACTCTCTGGCCATTATTCAAACCACTATCTTTACGAAGGAGGTGCGCTTCAAGGTATTGGCTAAAGTAAACCTGCTCTCGATGACTTTTTCGGGAATAGCCTCTTTAGCAATGGCTTACGCCGGATTTGGCGTATGGACACTGGCACTGCAACCGGTGATACTAGCACTGGCGCGTACATTACTGCTCTGGTTGCAAAGTTCGTGGCGCCCGCAACGTGTATTTAGTTTCTCGTCAATACGGGTTTTGTTCCGTTTTGCTTCCAGTCTACTGCTGGCCAGCCTCATCAATACTTGTTTCCTGAATATCTACTCCGTTATTATCGGCAAACTTTATCCGATAAGGCAATTGGGGTACTACACTCAGGGGAGTAAGATGTGCGACATGGGTGTGAGCATGCTTTACGGAAGTATACAAAACGCAACATATCCCATCTTTAGCAGCATACAAGATGAGAAAGATCGTTTGATACGGGCTTATCGCAAAACCATTCGCTTTACGGCTTTTATCACTTTCCCGGTGTTGGCCGGACTGGTGGTCATTGCCCGTCCGCTTATTGAGCTATTGCTTAAAGAGGAGTGGTGGCCGGCTATTCCTTTCTTTCAGCTGCTTTGTGCCGGAGGATGCTTCACCATTCTTACAGCCATCAACAATAATTTTATCAAGGTAAGCGGTCGTTCGGACGGGATATTGAAACTGGAGTATTTCAAGATTGTAATTACCGTCATTATTCTGGCACTGACGTATAACAGGCCGGTGCTTGTTATGGTGGTCGGACTGGTGGTTGCCCGGGCCATCATCTATTTTATTAATATGATATACACCGCACGGTTTACCGGCTATGGTGTGATGATGCAATGCCGCGATTTGCTTCCCTACCTGTTTCTTTCGGGAGTGATGGCTGTTGTGCTTTTACCGATGGGCCATTATATAACCGGAAACGGACTGCTCATTAGTGTGCAAATAGTAACGGGAGGCATAGTCTATGTTGTACTAACCTACGTCACCGGCTCGCGGATACTGAAAGAATCGATAGAGTTGTTGCTTAAAAACAGAAGGAGGCGATGA
- the metG gene encoding methionine--tRNA ligase, translating to MDKKFKRTTVTSALPYANGPVHIGHLAGVYVPADIYVRYLRLKKEDVLFIGGSDEHGVPITIRAKKEGVTPQDVVNRYHTLIKKSFAEFGISFDIYSRTTSKTHHDLASDFFRTLYDKGAFIEKTSEQYYDEEAHQFLADRYITGECPHCHSEGAYGDQCEKCGTSLSPTDLINPKSTISGSKPVMRETKHWYLPLDQHEAWLRKWILEDHKEWRPNVYGQCKSWLDMGLQPRAVSRDLDWGIPVPVEGAEGKVLYVWFDAPIGYISNTKELLPDSWETWWKDPETRLVHFIGKDNIVFHCIVFPAMLKAEGSYILPDNVPSNEFLNLEGDKISTSRNWAVWLHEYLEDFPGKQDVLRYVLTANAPETKDNDFTWKDFQARNNNELVAVFGNFVNRAMVLTQKYFDGKVPAANELTDYDRETLKEFVNVKAEVEKLLNVFKFRDAQKEAMNLARIGNKYLADTEPWKLAKTDMERVATILNISLQLVANLAIAFEPFLPFTSEKLRKMVNMKSFDWAELGHTDLLPGGHVLNEPELLFEKIEDSEIEDQVQKLLDTKKENEEASYRAKPIRANVEFDDFTKLDIRVGTILECQRVPKADKLLQFIIDDGLDKRTIVSGIAQHYKPGELIGKQVCFIANLAPRKLKGVISEGMILSAENNDGSLTVVMPGKEVKPGSEVK from the coding sequence ATGGATAAAAAGTTCAAAAGGACAACCGTTACTTCGGCATTACCTTATGCCAACGGACCTGTTCATATTGGCCATCTGGCCGGCGTTTATGTACCTGCCGATATTTATGTGCGCTATTTGCGATTAAAAAAAGAAGATGTGTTATTCATCGGCGGATCCGATGAACACGGAGTACCTATTACTATCCGTGCCAAAAAAGAAGGCGTTACTCCGCAGGATGTAGTCAATCGCTACCACACATTGATTAAGAAATCATTTGCAGAGTTTGGTATTTCTTTTGATATCTACTCGCGCACAACTTCCAAAACCCATCACGATCTGGCTTCGGACTTTTTCCGTACATTATACGACAAAGGAGCTTTTATCGAAAAGACATCTGAGCAGTATTACGATGAAGAGGCTCACCAGTTTCTGGCCGATCGCTACATTACAGGCGAATGCCCTCACTGCCATTCGGAAGGGGCTTATGGAGACCAGTGCGAAAAGTGTGGAACATCTTTGTCGCCTACCGATTTGATAAACCCCAAGAGTACCATTAGCGGTAGTAAACCGGTGATGAGAGAAACGAAACACTGGTATCTGCCTCTCGACCAACATGAAGCGTGGTTACGTAAATGGATATTAGAAGATCACAAAGAGTGGCGCCCCAATGTATACGGACAGTGCAAAAGCTGGCTGGACATGGGTTTGCAACCGCGTGCGGTGAGCCGCGACCTCGACTGGGGCATTCCTGTTCCTGTGGAAGGAGCCGAAGGCAAAGTGCTTTATGTGTGGTTCGATGCTCCGATTGGGTACATCTCTAACACGAAAGAACTTTTGCCGGATAGTTGGGAAACCTGGTGGAAAGACCCTGAAACGCGCCTCGTTCATTTTATCGGCAAAGACAATATCGTGTTTCATTGTATTGTTTTCCCTGCCATGCTAAAAGCCGAAGGCAGTTATATTTTGCCGGACAATGTGCCCAGTAACGAGTTCCTGAATCTGGAAGGAGATAAGATCTCTACTTCACGTAACTGGGCTGTCTGGTTGCATGAGTATCTGGAAGATTTCCCCGGTAAACAGGATGTACTTCGTTATGTGCTTACGGCCAATGCTCCGGAAACTAAAGACAATGACTTTACTTGGAAAGATTTCCAGGCTCGCAATAATAACGAACTGGTTGCTGTTTTCGGAAACTTTGTTAATCGTGCGATGGTACTTACGCAAAAGTATTTCGATGGAAAAGTTCCTGCGGCCAATGAACTGACCGACTATGACCGTGAAACATTGAAAGAGTTTGTAAACGTAAAGGCCGAGGTAGAGAAGTTGCTGAATGTATTTAAGTTCCGTGATGCGCAAAAGGAGGCTATGAATCTGGCTCGTATCGGAAACAAATACCTTGCGGACACGGAACCCTGGAAGTTGGCGAAGACAGATATGGAACGTGTGGCCACCATCTTAAACATCAGCTTGCAACTGGTGGCAAACCTGGCTATTGCTTTTGAACCTTTTCTACCGTTCACTTCGGAGAAGCTTCGCAAGATGGTTAACATGAAGAGCTTTGACTGGGCGGAACTGGGACATACGGATTTATTGCCGGGCGGACATGTGCTGAATGAGCCGGAATTGCTTTTCGAGAAGATTGAAGATAGCGAGATAGAAGATCAGGTACAAAAACTACTGGATACAAAGAAGGAAAACGAAGAGGCTAGCTACAGAGCCAAGCCGATACGTGCCAACGTTGAGTTTGACGACTTCACCAAGTTGGATATCCGTGTGGGTACCATACTCGAATGCCAAAGGGTGCCTAAAGCCGATAAGTTGCTTCAGTTTATAATTGACGATGGCTTGGACAAGCGAACCATTGTTTCGGGCATTGCTCAACACTACAAGCCCGGAGAACTTATAGGTAAGCAGGTTTGCTTCATAGCCAACCTTGCACCACGTAAACTAAAGGGAGTGATTAGCGAAGGAATGATACTTTCGGCGGAAAATAACGATGGCAGTCTTACCGTAGTGATGCCGGGAAAAGAAGTAAAACCGGGCAGCGAAGTTAAGTAA
- a CDS encoding DUF4450 domain-containing protein — MSKFKGFVILCFWLTIAQTGSAGNNKTFNRVVGTAQKESRILACNYPEFSFHLPQLAGNFRLGIQCGERSSWSEALKSVSVKEKNGNLTYVIRDALLGNGILTVRVVGLTYSAGLIMEVEAKDVPPTLQLIWSFGGCYGKVLNDKTDSRMKPIYCKDNVFSVEGTAFICYYGESMKLKVIRGVTPPASDIRLSDAHRQDTPLLLYQSGKKTDAPVLAAACAIKSNEKLYFCFYTQNKEADYNYYMLPALFTREFNKE, encoded by the coding sequence ATGAGTAAGTTTAAGGGTTTCGTCATTCTCTGTTTTTGGCTGACTATTGCTCAGACCGGTAGTGCGGGAAACAACAAAACCTTCAACCGGGTGGTAGGTACTGCTCAAAAAGAATCCCGGATTTTGGCATGCAACTATCCGGAATTCTCTTTTCATTTGCCTCAACTGGCAGGCAATTTCCGTCTTGGCATTCAATGCGGAGAAAGGAGCAGTTGGTCGGAAGCGCTTAAAAGCGTCAGTGTAAAAGAGAAAAATGGGAACCTTACTTATGTGATAAGAGATGCTTTGTTGGGAAACGGAATACTCACAGTGCGTGTTGTCGGGCTTACTTACAGCGCCGGACTCATCATGGAGGTAGAAGCGAAAGATGTTCCTCCTACACTGCAACTTATATGGTCGTTCGGGGGATGTTATGGCAAAGTACTGAACGATAAAACAGATAGCCGGATGAAACCGATATATTGTAAAGACAATGTGTTTAGTGTGGAAGGAACTGCTTTTATTTGCTATTATGGCGAAAGCATGAAGCTGAAAGTTATTCGGGGAGTTACCCCACCGGCATCAGATATTCGTTTGTCCGATGCTCACCGGCAGGATACTCCGCTTCTTCTTTATCAATCGGGGAAGAAAACCGATGCACCTGTTTTGGCAGCCGCTTGTGCCATTAAGAGCAACGAAAAGCTTTACTTCTGCTTCTACACTCAGAACAAGGAAGCCGATTACAATTATTATATGCTACCCGCACTCTTTACCCGGGAGTTTAACAAGGAATAA
- a CDS encoding glycosyl hydrolase family 28 protein produces MKKIIIASLAALCLCGCGSLNKNSGDIPSFDWLNASERGDLSWAKEVGSRQFPKDKIFRVKAFGAVNDSTVLSTLAIQRTIDSCSNAGGGIVAFEPGYYQTGALFIKKGVNLQIGKGVTLLASTNFKDYPEFRTRIAGIEMVWPSAVLNIMDAENAAVSGEGTLDCRGKFCWDKYRQMRKDYEGKGLRWIVDYDCKRIRGILISNSSDVTLKNFTLIRSGFWGVQVLYSTRCTLNGLTINNNIGGHGPSTDGIDIDSSTRILLDGCDINCNDDNICLKAGRDADGLRVNRPTEYVVVRNCIARKGAGLITCGSETSGNIRYVLGYNLKAYGTSSTLKLKSAMNRGGTVDHIYMTDVIADSVQDVLAVDLNWNPSYSYSELPEEYKGKDIPEHWKVMLTPVVPPEKGYPHFKDVYLANVKATHATQFISTSGWSDSLKLDSFAVYHLDVEAQKAGIVVFTNHFRMNDVKLKIADKSEVTFKNNTELTKDIRYE; encoded by the coding sequence ATGAAGAAAATTATTATTGCCTCGTTAGCTGCGCTTTGTTTGTGCGGCTGTGGTTCTCTCAATAAAAATAGCGGTGATATTCCTTCTTTTGACTGGCTAAACGCTAGTGAAAGAGGAGACCTGTCTTGGGCAAAAGAAGTAGGATCCAGGCAATTTCCTAAAGACAAAATATTCCGTGTAAAAGCATTTGGGGCTGTGAACGATAGTACTGTTCTCAGCACGTTAGCTATACAAAGAACGATTGATTCCTGCAGTAATGCAGGCGGGGGTATTGTTGCTTTTGAACCCGGTTATTACCAAACCGGAGCACTGTTTATTAAGAAAGGAGTTAATCTGCAAATAGGTAAAGGTGTTACTCTGCTGGCCAGTACAAATTTCAAGGATTATCCGGAGTTTCGTACGCGCATAGCAGGCATTGAAATGGTCTGGCCATCGGCCGTGTTGAATATAATGGATGCTGAAAATGCAGCTGTATCGGGTGAAGGAACGCTGGATTGCAGAGGCAAATTCTGCTGGGATAAATACCGGCAGATGCGAAAAGACTATGAGGGGAAAGGGTTGCGCTGGATTGTCGATTATGATTGTAAACGGATACGGGGCATCCTCATTTCTAATAGTTCGGATGTAACATTGAAAAACTTCACGTTAATACGTAGTGGCTTTTGGGGCGTTCAGGTGCTCTATTCTACCCGTTGCACACTAAACGGACTTACCATTAACAACAACATTGGCGGGCACGGCCCCAGTACAGATGGCATTGATATCGATTCTTCCACACGCATTCTTCTTGATGGATGTGATATAAATTGCAACGATGATAATATCTGTCTGAAAGCAGGGCGTGATGCAGACGGTTTGCGGGTGAACCGCCCAACGGAGTATGTTGTGGTGCGTAACTGCATTGCCCGTAAAGGTGCCGGCTTGATTACCTGCGGAAGCGAAACGTCGGGAAACATACGCTATGTTTTGGGATATAACCTAAAAGCTTACGGAACATCATCGACTCTCAAACTAAAATCGGCCATGAATCGTGGAGGAACCGTAGATCATATCTACATGACGGATGTGATAGCAGACAGTGTGCAAGATGTATTGGCTGTCGATCTCAACTGGAACCCCAGTTACAGCTATTCGGAATTACCGGAAGAATATAAAGGCAAAGACATTCCCGAACACTGGAAAGTGATGCTAACGCCCGTTGTCCCTCCGGAAAAAGGATATCCTCATTTTAAGGATGTTTATCTGGCAAATGTAAAAGCAACTCACGCAACGCAATTTATTTCGACCTCCGGGTGGAGTGATTCGTTAAAACTTGATAGCTTTGCTGTGTACCATTTAGATGTTGAGGCACAGAAAGCGGGAATTGTTGTTTTCACAAATCATTTTAGAATGAACGATGTGAAATTAAAGATTGCTGATAAGAGTGAGGTAACATTCAAAAACAACACTGAATTAACCAAAGATATTCGATATGAGTAA
- a CDS encoding glycoside hydrolase family 28 protein, translating to MKYLLLSISFLICHSANIDANIYNVKEYGAKANGQTIDSQAINKTIEEAARNGGGTVYFPAGKYACYSIRLQSHITLYLEAGAEIIAAFPAEREGYDDAEPNEYNQFQDFGHSHWKNSLIWGIGLEDITVCGPGLIDGEGLTREESRLPGVGNKGISLKLCKNVTLKDFSMLRCGHFALLATGVDNLTIQNLKVDTNRDGFDIDCCRNVRISDCSVNSPWDDAIVLKSSYALGFFRDTEGVTIANCYVSGFDRGTMLSGTYERNEPQAPDHGYVTGRIKLGTESSGGFKNIAITNCVFERCRGLALETVDGGHLEDVVVSNITMRDITNSPIFLRLGARMRSPQGTPIGTMKRILISNVNVFNADSRYACIVSGLPDACIEDVTFSNIHIYFEGGYTEEDGKCAPPEQADVYPEPWMFGTIPASGFYVRHARNITFDNVNFHFASPDGRPLYVTDDAEINKK from the coding sequence ATGAAATACCTCCTTCTATCTATTAGCTTCCTGATTTGCCATTCGGCAAACATTGACGCCAATATATATAATGTAAAAGAGTATGGCGCCAAAGCCAATGGACAAACCATTGATTCGCAGGCCATAAATAAAACCATTGAAGAGGCTGCCCGCAACGGAGGCGGAACGGTTTATTTTCCCGCCGGAAAGTACGCGTGTTACTCCATCCGGCTACAAAGTCATATCACCTTGTATCTGGAAGCCGGTGCCGAAATTATTGCCGCTTTTCCGGCTGAACGGGAAGGGTACGATGATGCCGAACCCAATGAATACAATCAGTTTCAGGACTTCGGGCATAGCCATTGGAAGAATTCACTTATTTGGGGCATTGGCTTGGAAGATATCACCGTTTGTGGGCCGGGCCTTATTGACGGCGAGGGACTAACAAGAGAAGAAAGCCGGCTGCCCGGTGTAGGCAATAAAGGCATCAGTCTGAAGCTTTGTAAGAATGTAACGCTGAAAGATTTCTCTATGCTACGCTGCGGACATTTTGCTTTATTGGCTACGGGAGTAGATAACTTGACCATTCAAAACCTGAAAGTAGATACTAATCGTGACGGATTCGATATTGACTGCTGTCGCAATGTGCGTATCTCGGATTGTAGTGTTAATTCTCCGTGGGACGATGCTATTGTGCTGAAATCCTCTTATGCATTAGGCTTCTTTCGGGATACGGAAGGCGTAACTATTGCCAATTGCTACGTCTCGGGGTTTGATAGAGGGACCATGCTTAGCGGCACTTATGAGCGTAACGAGCCGCAAGCTCCGGATCACGGTTATGTAACGGGGCGTATTAAACTGGGAACGGAATCGAGCGGAGGTTTCAAGAATATCGCTATTACCAATTGTGTTTTTGAACGTTGTCGCGGATTGGCGCTGGAAACCGTTGACGGAGGACATTTGGAAGATGTGGTGGTTAGTAACATTACCATGCGCGATATCACCAATTCCCCGATATTTCTGCGGCTTGGCGCCCGCATGCGTAGTCCGCAAGGAACACCCATAGGTACCATGAAGCGTATTTTAATCAGTAATGTGAATGTATTTAATGCCGATTCCCGATATGCTTGTATTGTTAGCGGATTGCCGGATGCCTGCATTGAAGATGTTACATTTAGCAATATTCATATTTATTTTGAAGGCGGATATACCGAAGAAGACGGCAAGTGCGCGCCTCCCGAACAAGCGGATGTTTATCCGGAGCCGTGGATGTTCGGCACCATTCCTGCATCCGGATTCTACGTGCGCCATGCTCGTAACATTACCTTTGACAATGTAAACTTTCATTTTGCCTCCCCTGACGGTCGTCCGTTATACGTTACGGACGATGCGGAAATCAACAAGAAATAA